TAGCCTCACATCTCCTGTTCATCAGGCCCCATACTGTTACAGCcactactgccactactactgccCCTAGATAGCCTCACATCTCCTGTTCATCAGGCCCATACTGTTACAGCCACAGCgactactgccactactactgccCCTAGATAGCCTCACATCTCCTGGTCATCCGGCCCCATACTGTTACAGCCACAGCctctactgccactactactactacctctaGATAGCCTCACATCCTCACACTGTTACAGCCACTGCCACTACTATTGCCCCTAGATAGCCTCACATATCCTGTTCATCATGCCCCATACTGTTACAGCCACAGCCACTACTACTGCCCCTAGATAGCCTCACATCTCCTGTTCATCATGCCCCATACTGTTATAGCCACAGCTACTACTACTACGCTTACAATGCCACATATTTTCTTCCTTGCTTGTCAGGTtttatactgtactgctgctgctatggctactactgccactactactaacCCTACACAACTGCACGTCTTCTGCTTTGTTCATTAGGTTAAATACTGCATTGCTACTGCTGCCAGTACTATTATtgatactactacccctacacagccgtacATCTTCTGCCCATCATGTACCATACTGTACTGCTACTGCCCCTACACAGCCACCTATTTCCTGTCTATCAGGTTCCTAACTGTACTGTTAATGCCATGGCTAATACTGCCGTTACTACTACCCATACACAGCTGCACATTTTCTGCCTTGCTTCTCAGATTTCATACTCTATTGCTGTTGCTCCTCAAAATTGGGTAATATTTGGACTGTTTGCTAAGAACAAATATATATTGCTAATGTAAAAGATTCATGCAGTGCCCATATAGTAGATCGGCTATATACAGTGCTCATCTAACATCTTTATAAACACCTTTATACAATGATCATGTAGTAGATCTATACAGTGCTAActtaatatatttatacagtgtTCATATAGTAGATCTACTGTATACAGTGCTCATGAAATAGATTTCTTCAGTGCCCGTATAGGGCTCGATAACACGACTATATAATAGTGCCAACAAATTTTCAAATAATATTGTTCTATGGTGCCTATATAAGATTGCTATACAGTGCACACATTACCCCTGGGTCACTAGTttactatatataaagtatatatatatactcagtaTATACATACTGTGAAAGCTCTGTGCTTGCTGCCCGCTGTTATTCACAGCGAGCATGGGCACCACATCACTCACCTAGCCTTTGCCTGGGGCCAGCAGCCGGACTCCTGTGTCCCATTCTGCAGCCTAGCTGCTGGGTctgtttttatatgttttagttTCTATTCATTGAATCTCCCCttgcagcactgcaagggttaattccCCATTTTGCTCTGTGTTCAGCTGTTTGACTAATGAGCtcctcagctctactatatacgCTGAACGTTTTCTTCCCCACTTGGCCTAAGCAATAGATTCCTTTTGGTTTCATTTGCCTACTAGGCCCTGTAAGAGAGCTATAATGCATTTGtctgtgtactgacttctgcctgtttcctggagTCTGACCCCCTGGTGCACATTTCATGTGTAATTAGGCAGATAATGATGAGATTCTTACCCGAGCTGCACACAGGGAAATCCTGTTTCTCGTCTGAAATACAAAAACTCTTCATTAATTATCAGGATTTCTCAAAAAACTTCTAAATACGAGGTCACATTGCGAGATGCTGCCTCGTCTTGTTTCTGCTGCAGAAAATGACCATCATGGCCACATGTtctaaaatttgtgaaatgtttgtGTACACTAACCTCCTCTCTAGGAGGACACTAACCTTCTCTCCAGATGGACATGTGCCCCTCTCTAATTAGAGACTGATCCGCCTACAGAAGACTGACACTCTCTCTAAATGAGCACTTATCATCTATATAGATGGATGCTGATCTCCTCTCTAGTTGGACACTTAGAGTATCACCTCTATAGATGGACACTTACCTCCTAAATACGTACAGTTGAAGTGACTGCACACTTCACATGTGCTGTCTAAAACATAAGTGTTCCCTTGTTTTTCCACAAATCGAAACTTCTCAGCCACCGGTATCAAGACTTCCTGCTCTTTTGGGAAGAAGGAGATTCTGTGGATGTCAACTCCAAAGCAGGTTGTCATCTCGAAGAACAACCCCTCAGAATATTCTTTAGCTACTTCTATATTCCGAGAGGAAGAGGTGAATCTCCCAAACCTCAGATCCACCTCCTCTGATACCTGCAGAGACTTGTCTGTGCCCCTGTAAACTTTATAAGTTCTTGTTTGTCTTTTTGAGTTCTTCCTTAGCACTTGCAAGGCTCGAGTCAAGTAGAAGTGTAAAGCCTTATAGTGGAAGTTCTCCATGTAGTGTCCTCTGGACTTTCCAGCCATGGTCACATTCCCATTGAGTTCTTTATAGATTGGACTGCTCTCTGGCCAGTCTGTGGTGTAGACGATGATCGCTATCCCAAACTCATCCCTAAACTCGCCAGGAAGATGCACTGTTCTCTTCATTTTGTTCCACTGTACTGCTGCCCGGTCCCATGCCAAACCAAAGGCCAAGTTGAAGGATTTCTCCCGAGTTAAAATTTTTGGCATGAGATCTGTCTCATATTGATCCGAGCATCCAATGTACTGGTCGTCAAATGAATTGCGATTAAAATCCAGTAACTGATGCTTGCATTTCATCTACAAGAAATAACAAGAAGCTGAAAggtatcatgaaaaaaaaatcaaggacATATTTGCAAGAGAGGAAAGCCTTAGAGGGTGGAGGCCAAAGCGTGGTTGAATAAACAGGTGTAGATAAAGTCTAATGGGCCATGGTGCAAAAGTTTATCTAACCTTCAGTTCTATTGTCtacattcctggtggtctaggtagTGAAAGGATTAATAACGGTATCCCTAGTGGTCTAGGTAATGAAGGGTTACATTGTGTGTACCAGCTGGTCTGTGGCAGTAAGGGTGTCATTGTCAACATCACTGGTGATCGAGGGCAATAAATAATAGGAATATTCCTCATGTCTAGAGCAGTGACGGGGGAAATGTTAGTACACActgtggtctagggcagtaaggGGATTATTGGCAATCTACTTGGTGGTCTTTAACCCCTTTGGAAAAAGTGTTTCCATTTTAGTGATCGATTTTGTTTCATGTTACAATAACTTTCGTCTATCTTCTTGTAAATCTACAAGTTCATTACATTGATGCTTTAAGAACAATGTAACTTCATTTTGTTTACTTTCACTTTTCTTCTGTTCAGCCTTTTTTCTTTGCGCCTCACGGTATCTTTTAATATTGGATTTACGATCATTGAAGCAAATTCTCACTTCTTTTTTGTTTGCCCTGTGCACCATACGGCTTTCCCCCCAGGTTATGCTATCTCCTATAATGTACTGTACCGATGGCAGGAAGTCGTACTTGTCCGAGCT
This portion of the Bufo gargarizans isolate SCDJY-AF-19 chromosome 1, ASM1485885v1, whole genome shotgun sequence genome encodes:
- the LOC122945168 gene encoding ecto-ADP-ribosyltransferase 5-like isoform X1; translated protein: MMSHSLNLLFLSSVSVFLDFAGICPDQHLEDGVQISSLISWKKSKKMSGGQTSSDKYDFLPSMKCKHQLLDFNRNSFDDQYIGCSDQYETDLMPKILTREKSFNLAFGLAWDRAAVQWNKMKRTVHLPGEFRDEFGIAIIVYTTDWPESSPIYKELNGNVTMAGKSRGHYMENFHYKALHFYLTRALQVLRKNSKRQTRTYKVYRGTDKSLQVSEEVDLRFGRFTSSSRNIEVAKEYSEGLFFEMTTCFGVDIHRISFFPKEQEVLIPVAEKFRFVEKQGNTYVLDSTCEVCSHFNCTYLGDEKQDFPVCSSVP
- the LOC122945168 gene encoding ecto-ADP-ribosyltransferase 5-like isoform X2, which translates into the protein MMSHSLNLLFLSSVSVFLDFAGICPDQHLEDGVQISSLISWKKSKKMSGGQTSSDKYDFLPSMKCKHQLLDFNRNSFDDQYIGCSDQYETDLMPKILTREKSFNLAFGLAWDRAAVQWNKMKRTVHLPGEFRDEFGIAIIVYTTDWPESSPIYKELNGNVTMAGKSRGHYMENFHYKALHFYLTRALQVLRKNSKRQTRTYKVYRGTDKSLQVSEEVDLRFGRFTSSSRNIEVAKEYSEGLFFEMTTCFGVDIHRISFFPKEQEVLIPVAEKFRFVEKQGNTYVLDSTCEVCSHFNCTYLGVP